One Pseudoalteromonas undina genomic region harbors:
- a CDS encoding TonB-dependent receptor plug domain-containing protein, which translates to MKLKSNALQQAIKFALATTAAGLFVSGSAIAQEEQTEVKVNKNVEKIAVVGTRSAPRSIGDSPVPIDIIGGEELSKSGNTDMLELLKGAIPSLNVHSMPISDAASLVRPANLRGLPSDSTLILLNGKRRHRASVIAFLGGGINDGAQGADISVIPSIALKQVEVLRDGAAAQYGSDAIAGVLNFQLKDASEGGSFEVRKGQYYEGDGDTTQISGNVGLPFTDSGFANLSFQYKTADATSRSVQRADATALDAAGVPDIAPITQVWGAPEVDDDISIFGNVGLELTNDSQFYMFGNYSERDVRGGFYYRNPHTRPGAYSNDGGETLLVGDLTGDMSGNCPTIMIDDNVLDNPDYINGVANNPDCFAFNEMLPGGFTPNFGGNITDTSLTIGTKGEFTGGFLEGAYYDLSGTVGYNESRYFIYDTINASLGPDTPRDFSPGKYEQLEKNFNFDISKGFDFDLAYDVNIAGGLEWHEETFTVVAGDEASFIAGPLTDQGFGIGSNGFPGFKPSDAGEYDRRNYAAYIDIEAPFTEEFLMGLALRYEDYDTFGSTTNYKLMGQYHITEDLNVRGSISTGFRAPTVGQANVSNVQTNLSSGVLVDSALLPPTNPIAIQLGGTELEPEESQSYTFGAVYTIGDLFLTVDYYNIQVDDRISQSDKIELSQADKDTLEAAGVPNVQNLAQVSFFTNDFDTTTQGVDLVANYSAELFSGSSTFSLAYNWNETEVTRSSDITGAFKVSRLENDLPNHRATLSWAQQWESFSAFSRLNYFGEYQGVHVDYDETAKMADAAVTLDVEVTYFMNDSISFSVGAQNLLDQEAEKLDFTVAPNNNWGGKYYETSPYGINGGFYYAKATYTF; encoded by the coding sequence ATGAAATTAAAAAGCAATGCGCTTCAACAGGCGATCAAATTTGCTCTAGCAACAACAGCCGCAGGCTTGTTTGTTTCTGGTTCAGCAATTGCTCAAGAAGAGCAAACCGAAGTTAAAGTAAACAAAAACGTAGAAAAAATTGCCGTAGTTGGTACCCGCTCTGCGCCTCGCTCTATTGGTGACTCACCTGTTCCTATCGACATTATCGGTGGCGAAGAGCTTAGCAAGTCAGGCAACACAGATATGCTAGAGCTGTTAAAAGGGGCTATTCCTTCTTTAAACGTTCACTCAATGCCAATCAGTGATGCCGCTTCATTAGTACGCCCTGCAAACTTGCGCGGACTTCCTTCTGATAGCACACTAATTTTACTTAACGGTAAACGTCGTCATCGTGCCTCTGTTATTGCCTTTTTAGGTGGTGGTATTAATGATGGTGCTCAAGGTGCCGACATTTCAGTTATTCCAAGTATTGCACTGAAACAAGTAGAAGTACTTCGCGATGGTGCTGCTGCACAATATGGTTCTGATGCGATTGCTGGGGTTTTAAACTTCCAACTTAAAGATGCATCAGAAGGCGGGTCATTCGAAGTTCGTAAAGGCCAATATTACGAAGGAGATGGTGATACAACCCAAATTTCAGGTAATGTGGGCTTACCATTTACCGATAGCGGTTTTGCAAATTTAAGTTTTCAGTACAAAACAGCCGATGCGACCAGCCGTTCTGTACAAAGAGCCGATGCCACAGCACTTGATGCTGCAGGCGTTCCAGACATTGCCCCAATCACCCAAGTATGGGGTGCACCTGAGGTAGATGACGACATCTCTATCTTTGGTAATGTTGGTTTAGAGCTAACTAACGACTCTCAATTTTATATGTTTGGTAACTACTCAGAGCGTGATGTACGCGGTGGTTTTTATTACCGTAACCCGCATACTCGCCCTGGTGCATACTCAAACGATGGTGGCGAAACACTTCTTGTTGGTGACTTAACCGGTGATATGAGCGGTAACTGTCCAACCATTATGATTGATGACAACGTTCTTGATAACCCTGACTACATTAATGGTGTAGCAAACAACCCTGATTGTTTCGCATTTAACGAAATGCTTCCGGGCGGTTTTACACCAAACTTTGGTGGTAATATTACAGATACGTCACTCACTATTGGTACTAAAGGTGAGTTTACTGGCGGCTTTTTAGAAGGCGCTTACTATGATTTAAGCGGTACTGTAGGTTACAACGAATCTCGCTACTTTATATACGACACAATCAATGCTTCATTGGGTCCAGATACTCCGCGTGATTTTAGCCCAGGTAAATATGAACAATTAGAGAAAAACTTTAATTTTGATATTTCAAAGGGTTTTGACTTTGACTTAGCTTACGATGTAAACATTGCCGGTGGTTTAGAGTGGCATGAAGAAACCTTTACCGTAGTAGCAGGCGATGAAGCTTCATTTATTGCCGGCCCATTAACTGATCAAGGTTTTGGTATTGGCTCTAACGGTTTCCCTGGATTTAAACCATCAGATGCAGGCGAATACGACCGTCGCAACTATGCAGCTTACATTGATATTGAAGCGCCATTTACTGAAGAGTTCTTAATGGGCTTAGCGCTTCGCTACGAAGATTACGATACCTTTGGTTCAACCACTAACTATAAGTTAATGGGTCAATACCACATTACTGAAGATCTAAACGTTCGAGGCTCAATTAGCACCGGTTTCCGTGCGCCTACCGTAGGCCAAGCAAATGTTAGTAACGTACAAACTAACTTAAGCAGTGGTGTACTGGTAGATTCAGCATTGTTACCACCTACAAACCCAATTGCTATTCAACTAGGTGGTACTGAACTTGAACCTGAAGAATCGCAAAGCTACACCTTTGGTGCGGTATACACCATTGGCGATTTATTCTTAACAGTTGATTACTACAACATCCAAGTAGATGATCGTATTAGTCAGTCAGATAAAATCGAACTTAGCCAAGCAGATAAAGACACGCTCGAAGCTGCCGGTGTACCTAACGTACAAAACTTAGCGCAAGTTAGTTTCTTTACCAATGACTTTGATACCACTACTCAAGGTGTTGACTTAGTTGCTAACTACTCGGCTGAGTTGTTCAGTGGTAGCTCTACATTCAGCTTAGCTTACAACTGGAATGAAACAGAAGTAACACGCTCAAGTGATATTACCGGAGCATTTAAAGTAAGTCGTCTTGAAAATGACTTACCTAATCACCGTGCAACACTGAGCTGGGCACAACAATGGGAAAGCTTTTCAGCATTTTCTCGTCTTAACTACTTTGGTGAGTACCAAGGCGTTCACGTAGATTATGATGAAACGGCTAAAATGGCTGATGCAGCAGTCACATTAGATGTTGAAGTAACTTACTTCATGAATGACTCAATTAGTTTCTCAGTCGGTGCACAAAACCTACTGGATCAAGAAGCAGAGAAACTTGATTTCACCGTAGCACCAAATAACAACTGGGGTGGTAAGTATTACGAAACATCTCCATACGGAATTAATGGTGGCTTTTACTACGCTAAAGCAACCTATACTTTCTAA
- a CDS encoding oxidoreductase-like domain-containing protein — translation MQKNIPSTKPERPKSDECCGGGSCCPCVWDEYKEKLAAWKKHHGENINSKSI, via the coding sequence ATGCAAAAAAACATCCCTAGTACTAAACCCGAAAGACCAAAATCTGATGAGTGCTGTGGCGGCGGCAGTTGCTGCCCTTGCGTGTGGGATGAATATAAAGAAAAGCTGGCTGCGTGGAAAAAACACCATGGTGAAAATATCAACAGTAAGTCAATTTAA
- a CDS encoding leucyl aminopeptidase family protein, producing the protein MSALLRHTSSGIPLSFIVKNELTDWLTQQPSFVRQWLANTDFEKSGLALIPNAETGELSQVFCIMQRVDDFWAAGELASKLPTGCYQIQGDESLVSQLALGFVLGGYEFSEYKQKATAKAQLGIADKTLYEQVKQQADAINLARDLVNTPAADMMPQHLSQVMSDLADTFDGEFTQWVGDELLEQNYPTIHMVGRASENKPRLLDLKWGAVDAPQITLVGKGVCFDSGGLDLKPSSGMRNMKKDMGGAAHVIALAQLIMAANLPIRLRVLVPAVENAVSRNAFRPGDVIKTRKGIMVEIDNTDAEGRLVLCDALSEAQNDEPELIIDFATLTGACRVALGTELPGFFSTERDVANAIMDSGMQVNDPVWQLPLFEQYTPFLKSDVADMTNCSSTPFGGAITAALYLKEFVEPNTPWVHFDVMAWNLRALPGRPAGGEALGIRAVFTYLQNRFN; encoded by the coding sequence ATGAGCGCTTTACTTCGTCATACCTCTTCAGGAATTCCTCTATCTTTTATTGTTAAAAATGAATTAACAGACTGGCTTACTCAGCAACCAAGCTTTGTGCGGCAGTGGCTTGCAAATACCGATTTTGAAAAGTCAGGACTTGCGTTAATACCAAACGCAGAAACCGGTGAATTAAGCCAAGTATTTTGTATTATGCAACGAGTCGATGATTTTTGGGCTGCTGGCGAGCTTGCGAGTAAATTACCTACAGGCTGCTATCAAATTCAGGGTGATGAGTCTTTAGTTTCTCAACTTGCTTTAGGCTTTGTGTTAGGTGGTTATGAGTTCAGTGAGTATAAACAAAAAGCCACAGCAAAAGCTCAGCTTGGCATTGCCGATAAAACATTATATGAACAAGTAAAACAACAAGCAGATGCAATTAATCTAGCTCGCGACTTAGTTAATACCCCAGCTGCCGATATGATGCCGCAGCACTTATCACAGGTAATGAGCGATTTAGCTGATACATTCGACGGCGAGTTTACCCAATGGGTTGGCGATGAGTTATTAGAACAAAATTATCCAACTATTCATATGGTAGGCCGTGCAAGTGAAAACAAACCGCGTTTACTCGATTTGAAGTGGGGGGCGGTTGATGCGCCACAAATTACATTAGTCGGTAAAGGTGTATGTTTTGACTCAGGTGGGCTAGATTTAAAACCAAGTTCAGGCATGCGTAACATGAAAAAAGACATGGGTGGGGCTGCGCATGTTATCGCCTTGGCTCAATTAATCATGGCTGCTAACTTACCAATACGTCTTCGTGTTTTAGTACCTGCGGTTGAAAATGCTGTTTCGCGTAATGCATTTCGCCCTGGCGATGTAATAAAAACCCGTAAAGGTATTATGGTCGAAATAGATAATACTGATGCAGAAGGACGACTAGTTCTGTGTGATGCTTTGAGCGAAGCACAAAACGATGAGCCTGAATTAATTATTGATTTTGCTACCTTAACTGGTGCGTGCCGTGTTGCTTTAGGGACAGAGCTGCCAGGCTTCTTCTCAACGGAACGTGATGTCGCTAATGCGATTATGGATTCGGGGATGCAAGTTAACGACCCTGTTTGGCAATTACCGTTATTCGAGCAATACACCCCATTTTTGAAAAGCGATGTGGCTGATATGACTAACTGTTCAAGTACGCCATTTGGTGGCGCAATAACCGCTGCGCTTTATTTGAAAGAATTTGTAGAGCCAAACACACCATGGGTTCATTTTGATGTAATGGCATGGAACTTACGAGCATTACCAGGGCGCCCTGCAGGTGGTGAAGCTCTGGGCATTCGTGCAGTATTTACTTACCTACAAAATCGATTTAACTAA
- a CDS encoding VOC family protein: MQLLGIHHVAIICSNYPRSKHFYSEILKLTIINEHYRAERQSYKLDLALPDGSQLELFSFNDAPSRPSYPEAQGLRHLAFKVSSVENSKTYLESHGIDVEEIRVDETTGKKFTFFADLDGLPLELYAL; this comes from the coding sequence ATGCAACTACTAGGCATTCATCATGTAGCCATCATTTGTAGCAACTACCCACGCTCTAAACATTTTTATAGTGAAATATTAAAACTCACGATTATTAATGAGCATTATCGAGCAGAGCGTCAGTCTTACAAACTCGATTTAGCTTTACCTGATGGCAGTCAGTTAGAATTATTTTCGTTTAACGATGCGCCGAGTAGACCAAGCTACCCCGAAGCACAAGGACTTAGACATTTAGCATTTAAGGTTAGTAGTGTAGAAAACAGTAAAACGTATTTAGAGTCGCATGGAATCGACGTAGAAGAAATAAGAGTGGATGAAACTACCGGCAAAAAATTCACCTTTTTTGCCGATCTAGATGGTTTACCCCTTGAGTTATATGCGCTTTAA
- a CDS encoding ketoacyl-ACP synthase III — protein sequence MPYAHITGWGKCIPPASISNDEISEIVDTTDEWITTRTGIKARRVSHVSTAELASVAAKHAIACAGVDAKDIDLVILATCTPSTVVANTASLVQKNIGATGAAAMDTNAACSGFLYALQAATAQIQAGMIKKAVVIAAERMTWYVNWARRDSAVLFGDGAGAVVLEAAETPAGLLGTKTGCDSEDRDILHITNFGSDLNKYEPIGPSDLLFEGREIFKRAVKGMSEACDDVLEQANLKLDDIDVLVPHQANLRIIQAIQNRLKVEDSKVMVNIGEYGNTSAATIAIALCEAVEQGLIKPHANIMSAAFGAGLTWAASYIKWGERVTPIAVSDAKLPPCDKTGLELVAPAVKACKDAEPS from the coding sequence ATGCCTTACGCACATATCACTGGTTGGGGCAAATGCATTCCACCAGCCAGCATCAGCAACGACGAAATAAGTGAAATTGTAGATACCACCGATGAGTGGATCACCACGCGTACCGGTATCAAAGCCCGTAGAGTTAGCCATGTAAGTACTGCCGAGCTTGCTAGTGTGGCTGCAAAACATGCTATTGCTTGCGCTGGCGTAGATGCAAAAGATATCGATTTAGTTATTTTAGCAACGTGCACCCCCTCAACAGTAGTTGCAAACACTGCCTCATTAGTACAAAAAAATATTGGCGCCACTGGCGCTGCAGCCATGGACACCAATGCAGCATGTTCTGGTTTTTTATATGCTTTACAAGCTGCGACAGCGCAAATTCAAGCCGGTATGATCAAAAAAGCCGTAGTTATTGCCGCTGAGCGCATGACGTGGTACGTAAACTGGGCACGACGCGATAGCGCAGTATTATTTGGTGATGGTGCCGGTGCCGTTGTGCTTGAAGCAGCAGAAACACCTGCAGGCTTATTAGGAACTAAAACCGGCTGTGACAGCGAAGATCGTGATATTTTACACATTACTAATTTTGGCAGTGATTTAAATAAATATGAGCCAATTGGCCCATCAGACCTTTTATTTGAAGGCCGTGAAATATTTAAACGTGCCGTTAAAGGCATGAGTGAAGCCTGTGACGACGTGCTTGAACAAGCCAACCTTAAGTTAGACGATATCGATGTACTAGTTCCGCATCAAGCTAACTTACGCATTATTCAAGCAATTCAAAACCGTTTAAAGGTTGAAGACAGTAAAGTAATGGTTAACATTGGCGAATACGGTAATACCTCTGCTGCAACGATTGCCATTGCGCTGTGTGAGGCCGTTGAGCAAGGTTTAATTAAGCCGCATGCCAATATTATGTCGGCTGCATTTGGAGCAGGCCTAACGTGGGCGGCAAGTTATATCAAATGGGGCGAGCGAGTAACCCCCATTGCTGTTAGCGATGCTAAACTTCCACCGTGTGATAAAACAGGTTTAGAGCTTGTTGCACCAGCTGTAAAAGCGTGTAAAGACGCAGAGCCTAGCTAA
- a CDS encoding sensor histidine kinase: MLIKTDPAISRLLMLRSGAIVVQLIAVLSVYFLLEHQIALMPLLGVIAVEAVFQLASVFAYRHVSQAKPIGMLMQLTADVLFLTILLSLSGGATNAFVSLLLLPIMIAAITLSARGLAYIAVLAIAAYSLLLIKMPEHSMHQMNMNGHFIGMWVNFVISACVIALVIGAMNRALQQRERTIAKVREKQLRNEQLVTLDGAAAQITHQLATPIANLQLLFEELLEEHPNNEVIQQMQTPLLQCRTQLNDFRKLSTQLRDKNTQSPIKAEQLQNQIHDTLLLQYPNQQINWLNESPEATLQSDAMLLPAILNLLQNAVLANQKNAQVQLELSWQQPDAQNIALIIRDFGAGFSSSELAELGGQLMPSEQGMGIAVMLSNVTFERLNGSLTVYNHPEGGAVAKITMSLLTAETKA, from the coding sequence GTGTTAATTAAAACCGACCCAGCTATTAGCCGATTATTAATGCTGCGCAGTGGTGCCATCGTTGTTCAGCTTATTGCGGTACTCAGTGTGTATTTTTTACTAGAACATCAAATTGCACTTATGCCGTTGTTAGGGGTTATTGCTGTTGAGGCGGTTTTTCAGTTAGCCAGTGTATTTGCCTACCGGCATGTAAGCCAAGCAAAGCCAATTGGCATGTTAATGCAACTGACCGCCGATGTGCTTTTTTTAACTATTTTGTTGTCTTTAAGCGGCGGTGCAACTAACGCATTTGTGTCGTTATTGTTGCTGCCAATTATGATAGCTGCAATCACACTAAGCGCTCGAGGGCTTGCCTATATTGCTGTATTGGCCATTGCCGCCTATAGCTTATTATTAATTAAAATGCCCGAACACAGTATGCACCAAATGAATATGAATGGTCATTTTATTGGTATGTGGGTTAATTTTGTTATAAGTGCTTGCGTAATTGCGTTAGTTATAGGGGCTATGAACCGCGCTTTGCAACAGCGTGAACGCACTATTGCCAAAGTTAGAGAAAAACAGTTACGCAATGAACAACTGGTAACACTTGATGGCGCAGCGGCGCAAATTACTCATCAATTAGCAACACCAATTGCTAATTTACAATTATTATTTGAAGAGCTTTTAGAAGAGCATCCTAACAATGAAGTTATTCAGCAAATGCAAACGCCGCTATTGCAATGCCGCACTCAGCTTAACGACTTTAGAAAGCTCTCAACGCAGTTACGAGATAAAAACACTCAATCACCCATTAAAGCAGAGCAGCTGCAAAATCAAATTCATGATACGTTACTATTACAATACCCCAATCAACAAATAAACTGGCTTAACGAGTCACCTGAAGCCACATTACAAAGTGACGCTATGCTGTTGCCTGCAATTTTAAATTTATTACAAAATGCAGTACTTGCTAATCAAAAAAACGCCCAAGTGCAACTTGAACTAAGTTGGCAGCAACCTGACGCACAAAACATTGCGTTAATTATTCGTGATTTTGGTGCTGGTTTTTCATCCTCAGAGTTAGCAGAGTTAGGTGGGCAGTTAATGCCTAGTGAGCAAGGCATGGGGATCGCAGTTATGTTATCAAATGTGACATTTGAGCGGTTAAATGGCTCGTTAACGGTATATAATCACCCCGAAGGCGGAGCGGTTGCAAAGATAACGATGTCACTATTAACAGCAGAGACAAAAGCATGA
- a CDS encoding response regulator transcription factor, translating to MKLLIIEDDINLATTLARRLTKHGFNCEITHNHTDALLKARQQQPDCILLDMKLADENGLSLIAPLRHLLTHAHIVLLTGFASIATAVEAMRLGANDYLTKPVDMASLLKALKVEVASTTVTEISEGVMSPERLEWEHIQHVLHSNNGNVSMTARQLNMHRRTLQRKLQKKPVQQ from the coding sequence ATGAAGCTACTTATTATTGAGGATGATATTAATTTAGCGACAACGTTGGCACGGCGGCTAACTAAGCACGGTTTTAACTGCGAGATCACTCATAATCACACTGATGCACTTCTAAAGGCTCGCCAGCAACAGCCTGATTGTATTTTATTAGATATGAAACTGGCTGATGAGAATGGACTGTCGCTTATTGCACCGCTGCGGCATTTACTCACTCATGCACATATTGTATTGCTGACTGGCTTTGCAAGTATAGCAACGGCGGTAGAGGCGATGCGCTTAGGTGCTAATGACTATTTAACTAAGCCTGTTGATATGGCAAGTTTATTAAAAGCACTTAAAGTTGAGGTGGCAAGTACGACAGTAACTGAAATTTCTGAGGGGGTTATGTCGCCCGAGCGTTTAGAGTGGGAGCATATTCAGCATGTTTTACATAGTAATAACGGTAATGTATCAATGACCGCAAGGCAGCTAAATATGCATAGGCGCACCTTGCAGCGTAAATTACAAAAAAAACCAGTGCAGCAGTAA
- a CDS encoding thiol-disulfide oxidoreductase DCC family protein → MQNQKIILFDAQCKLCSAWCNFVIAHDPSIKFKLCSVQSPAGQSLLAQFGFSTTDFTSMVYIEAQKPYTRSQAVFRVFSQLGYPWKLISVFKLLPRKLTDWLYNKVAKNRYTLFGKYQYCRIPQQKDEDHYL, encoded by the coding sequence ATGCAAAATCAAAAAATTATTTTATTTGATGCGCAATGTAAGCTTTGTAGTGCATGGTGCAATTTTGTTATAGCTCACGATCCGAGCATAAAATTTAAATTGTGCAGTGTGCAATCGCCGGCAGGGCAATCGCTACTTGCTCAATTTGGTTTTTCCACTACCGATTTTACTTCGATGGTTTATATAGAAGCACAAAAGCCATATACCCGCAGCCAAGCCGTTTTTCGAGTGTTCAGTCAGTTAGGCTATCCGTGGAAGTTGATTAGCGTATTTAAGTTATTACCACGAAAGCTGACTGATTGGCTTTATAACAAAGTGGCTAAAAACCGTTATACATTATTTGGTAAATACCAGTACTGTCGAATTCCTCAACAAAAAGATGAAGATCACTACTTATAA
- a CDS encoding peptidylprolyl isomerase — protein sequence MANTAHALHILVKHKEIAEDIIKQLGKGAKFQTLAKKYSSCPSGKKGGDLGEFRRGQMVSQFDKVAFSGAILEPHLVKTKFGWHVIKVLYRT from the coding sequence ATGGCAAATACAGCGCACGCACTGCATATTTTAGTAAAACATAAAGAGATTGCAGAAGACATCATTAAGCAATTAGGCAAAGGCGCAAAGTTTCAAACCTTAGCTAAAAAATATTCGTCTTGTCCGTCGGGCAAAAAGGGCGGTGATTTAGGTGAGTTTAGACGCGGCCAAATGGTATCGCAGTTTGATAAAGTTGCTTTTAGTGGTGCAATTTTAGAGCCGCATTTAGTGAAGACAAAATTTGGTTGGCATGTGATTAAGGTGCTTTATCGCACTTAA
- a CDS encoding transporter substrate-binding domain-containing protein produces MKLFNLCCSVILIALSFFACGSEQTVTLKIGKPSTPNMPRNHYVLSLLEKSFAQMNVKLNISYSVEPMNTKRVLEELKHDGAINFAWLSMSKEQANSLVHTTFPIYNGLHSKRLLMIKQSRLGEFSDIKTLEQLKPFIALQKQSWSDYYVLKNNGLTVNGDLSYESMLKALDEGLGDYFPRSVTAIRAEIQKSPQYNFVVEPHIMLQYDNFYYFYANEKNKAIIDLLQQGLTKLAQKGELDALYTHFYHDVEDGLGLSQRTVFKLK; encoded by the coding sequence ATGAAGCTATTTAATTTATGCTGCAGTGTTATCCTCATTGCCCTGTCTTTTTTTGCATGTGGCAGCGAGCAAACTGTGACGCTAAAAATAGGAAAACCAAGCACACCTAATATGCCAAGAAACCACTATGTTTTGAGCTTATTAGAAAAAAGCTTTGCGCAGATGAATGTAAAACTCAATATTAGTTATAGTGTTGAGCCGATGAATACCAAGCGAGTATTAGAAGAGCTAAAGCACGATGGGGCTATTAATTTTGCTTGGTTAAGTATGTCAAAAGAGCAAGCAAATAGCCTCGTACACACAACCTTTCCAATATACAATGGCTTGCACTCAAAACGTTTACTGATGATAAAACAAAGCCGGCTGGGCGAATTTTCAGATATAAAAACCCTTGAACAACTAAAGCCGTTTATAGCCTTACAAAAGCAAAGTTGGTCTGATTATTATGTATTAAAGAACAATGGCTTAACAGTTAATGGTGATTTGAGTTATGAAAGCATGTTAAAAGCGTTAGATGAAGGACTTGGCGATTACTTTCCTCGTTCAGTAACTGCGATTAGAGCTGAAATACAAAAAAGTCCACAATACAACTTTGTAGTTGAGCCACATATTATGCTGCAGTACGATAATTTTTATTACTTTTATGCAAACGAAAAAAATAAAGCAATTATCGACTTATTACAGCAGGGTTTAACAAAGCTAGCACAAAAAGGTGAGCTTGATGCCCTCTACACGCATTTTTACCATGATGTTGAGGACGGGCTTGGTTTAAGTCAGCGAACAGTATTTAAATTAAAATAA